The following coding sequences lie in one Nitrospira lenta genomic window:
- a CDS encoding efflux RND transporter periplasmic adaptor subunit, with amino-acid sequence MNVLRGKGLAIAALVLCLSYVGYRVYESRLDAVALREATLERAVPTVAVIHATPLPSNETITLPGNIQAWYEAPIYAQVSGYVKMWYKDYGAQAKKGDVLAEINAPSLDAQYAQAKADLESERAKNALAELTAKRYLAMRTNHALSEQAISVQVAEAKAQAAKVKAAEQNVKNFEAMIQFKTIVAPYDGVVTVRNINVGDYVNKDGTISTSGTISNLFTVADVSMMRLFVNVPEMFGPFLQPGLTADVTVPQLPNRHFTAKFLTVARGFDVSTRTAVTEFTIENEDRALWPGSYATVHLTAPVEKRLFTIPSTAMVFQEHGAQVAVVAVDGRVHFIPITVGRILDSAIELIDGVSESERIINNPSAALLEGDIVRIVTPAPGYDLVTPDTPASKEGHAQ; translated from the coding sequence ATGAATGTCCTGCGCGGGAAAGGCCTTGCGATCGCGGCACTTGTTTTATGTCTGAGCTATGTCGGATATCGAGTATATGAAAGCCGGCTCGACGCGGTGGCGCTGCGTGAGGCCACGCTCGAGCGCGCCGTTCCGACCGTGGCCGTCATCCATGCCACGCCGTTGCCGTCGAACGAGACGATTACGCTCCCCGGCAATATCCAAGCGTGGTATGAGGCGCCGATCTATGCGCAGGTCTCGGGCTACGTGAAGATGTGGTACAAGGACTACGGCGCGCAGGCCAAGAAAGGCGATGTGCTCGCCGAAATCAACGCGCCGTCTCTCGACGCGCAATATGCGCAAGCCAAGGCGGACTTGGAGTCGGAACGGGCCAAGAATGCGCTGGCCGAGCTGACGGCCAAACGCTACCTGGCCATGCGCACCAATCATGCCCTCTCTGAGCAGGCCATCTCGGTGCAAGTGGCCGAGGCGAAAGCCCAGGCGGCCAAGGTCAAGGCGGCGGAACAAAACGTCAAGAACTTCGAAGCGATGATTCAGTTCAAGACCATCGTCGCGCCCTACGACGGCGTGGTCACTGTCCGCAATATCAATGTCGGCGACTACGTCAATAAAGACGGTACGATCAGCACCTCCGGGACCATCAGCAACCTGTTTACCGTGGCCGACGTCAGCATGATGCGTCTGTTCGTCAATGTGCCGGAAATGTTCGGGCCCTTTCTCCAACCGGGTCTGACGGCCGACGTGACGGTGCCGCAATTGCCGAATCGCCATTTCACCGCCAAGTTCCTGACCGTTGCCCGAGGATTCGATGTGAGCACGCGCACCGCCGTCACGGAATTCACGATCGAGAACGAGGACCGAGCGCTGTGGCCGGGCTCCTACGCCACTGTCCATCTCACGGCGCCCGTAGAAAAACGCCTGTTCACCATTCCCTCGACCGCCATGGTCTTCCAAGAGCACGGGGCGCAAGTGGCGGTGGTGGCGGTGGACGGCCGCGTGCATTTTATCCCGATTACCGTCGGGCGCATTCTCGACAGTGCTATCGAGCTGATCGACGGAGTCTCTGAGAGCGAACGCATTATCAATAACCCCAGCGCCGCGTTGTTGGAAGGCGATATCGTGCGCATCGTGACGCCGGCGCCCGGGTATGATCTCGTGACGCCAGATACGCCGGCCTCAAAGGAAGGCCACGCACAATGA
- a CDS encoding efflux RND transporter permease subunit: MMQLVHIALRKPYTFVVLAILIVLFGVQTTVHMPTDVFPNILIPVTSVVWAYDGLLPQDVEGRITYIFERFLTSTVEGIKRIVSHSYYGSSIINVYLQDGIDRGGTEADIAAISQTVVKALPPDISPPMVMRLAPSSVPVAMLQVTSDTLTMAELYNLCIMRIRPLLVTIDGAILPHPYGGQDMQIMVSLDQQKLLARHLTPSDVHLALGSQNLVLPGGDIKVKATDWIVLTNASPLKVDDFNNIPIKREGNAFIHLRDVADVRLAGRVQTNSVLVDGQQSVIIIVMKSSEASTLDVVDGIRDMIPRIEKVVPAGVNIKLLNDASIFVRESIVDVVSEMVIAAVLVGLIVLLLLGSWQSTVIVATTIPLSILTSIICLHWIGQSINVMTLGGLALAVGVLVDDATVMIENIDTHLAMNKPLEDAIMDASRQILLPTFVATLAIAIVWLPLFKLSGVSGWLFMPMAEAIIFAMLASFILSRTLVPTMANYMLAGHQAPHAGMDGEGSGRTAPPGFFARFQQGFERGFDRFRDWYNERLELAVAHRKGVVSIALILAVSSLSLLYFNGRDFFPEIKSGTLQMHMRAPLGMRIEATGRIASLVSKDIERLLPGQVEGIVSNCGLPVGAHNLAFIPTPTIGPQDCDMTISLKNEKSPVWDYRRILRQGLRERYPGTEFTFQPADLTAKILNFGSPSPIDVQINGPDRYANYDFARNLAGRLRQIPGTTDVVIQQTMRTPTLLAETNRMFGLGMNLTQKDIAGNLLLTTAGSQQVDQQYWLDRKTGMSYRINVYTPQQQLTSLKDLMTVPVDRDDRSASDKDLKLLGNVTTLSAVGTPGVITHKDIMPLIDIYVSTDERDLGSVLADVEAVARSMEPELPRSAAIEIHGQAELMREAYAELAIGLAVAIVLVYLLIVVNFQSWLDPFIIVAALPGALAGIAWSLFLTHTNLSTPALTGAIMTMGTATANSILVVSYARERLAEHGDALRAAIEAGKARIRPVLMTAAAMIIGMLPMSMGSSQNAPLGRAVMGGLIVATVFTLVFVPCLYAIVYNRRSVRRQELV; encoded by the coding sequence ATGATGCAGCTTGTCCACATCGCCCTGCGAAAACCCTACACCTTTGTGGTGTTGGCGATTCTGATCGTTCTCTTCGGGGTTCAGACAACCGTCCACATGCCGACGGATGTGTTCCCAAACATCTTGATTCCCGTCACGTCCGTGGTCTGGGCTTACGACGGGCTGCTGCCGCAGGATGTCGAAGGGCGCATCACCTATATCTTTGAGCGTTTTCTCACCTCGACCGTGGAGGGGATTAAACGCATCGTCAGTCATTCCTATTATGGCAGCAGTATCATCAACGTGTATCTCCAGGACGGTATCGACCGCGGCGGGACCGAGGCCGATATCGCGGCGATCTCGCAAACGGTGGTCAAAGCGCTGCCGCCGGATATTTCCCCGCCCATGGTCATGCGCTTGGCCCCCTCATCGGTCCCGGTGGCCATGTTACAAGTCACCTCCGATACGCTCACGATGGCGGAGCTCTACAATCTCTGCATCATGCGAATCCGCCCCCTCTTGGTCACCATCGACGGGGCCATTCTGCCGCATCCCTACGGCGGGCAGGATATGCAGATTATGGTGTCGCTCGACCAGCAGAAATTGCTCGCCCGTCACCTGACTCCGTCAGACGTCCACCTGGCCCTCGGGAGTCAGAATCTGGTGCTGCCCGGGGGCGACATCAAGGTCAAAGCGACCGACTGGATTGTGCTGACGAACGCGTCGCCTCTGAAGGTCGATGATTTCAACAACATCCCGATCAAGCGGGAAGGGAACGCTTTCATCCATCTGCGGGACGTCGCTGATGTGCGGCTCGCCGGCCGGGTGCAAACAAATTCCGTGCTAGTGGATGGTCAGCAGTCCGTCATCATCATTGTGATGAAGAGCAGCGAGGCCTCGACATTGGATGTCGTTGACGGGATCAGAGACATGATCCCGCGCATCGAGAAGGTTGTGCCGGCCGGCGTGAATATCAAGTTGCTGAACGACGCGTCGATCTTCGTACGAGAATCGATTGTGGATGTGGTCTCTGAAATGGTGATTGCGGCCGTCCTGGTCGGCCTCATCGTCCTCCTGCTGCTCGGCTCCTGGCAGTCGACGGTCATCGTGGCGACCACCATTCCGCTCTCCATTTTGACGTCCATCATCTGCCTGCACTGGATTGGACAGTCCATCAATGTCATGACGTTGGGCGGATTGGCGCTGGCGGTGGGCGTGCTCGTCGACGATGCCACGGTGATGATTGAGAATATCGACACCCATCTCGCCATGAACAAGCCGCTGGAGGATGCCATTATGGATGCCTCCAGGCAGATTCTGCTGCCGACGTTTGTAGCCACATTGGCGATCGCGATCGTGTGGTTGCCGCTCTTTAAGTTGAGCGGGGTCTCCGGGTGGCTGTTCATGCCGATGGCAGAGGCGATCATCTTCGCAATGCTGGCGTCCTTCATCCTGTCGCGGACGCTGGTGCCGACCATGGCGAACTATATGCTGGCCGGCCATCAGGCGCCGCACGCGGGGATGGATGGGGAGGGGAGTGGTAGAACGGCACCGCCGGGCTTCTTCGCCAGATTTCAGCAGGGCTTCGAACGCGGCTTCGATCGCTTCCGCGACTGGTACAACGAGCGGCTCGAACTGGCCGTCGCCCATCGCAAGGGGGTCGTCAGCATCGCTCTGATTCTCGCTGTCAGCTCGCTCAGTCTCTTGTACTTCAATGGGCGGGATTTCTTTCCCGAGATCAAGTCCGGGACGTTGCAGATGCACATGCGGGCGCCTCTCGGCATGCGGATCGAGGCCACGGGCCGCATCGCCTCGCTGGTTTCGAAAGACATTGAGCGGTTGCTCCCCGGCCAGGTCGAAGGCATTGTGAGCAACTGCGGTCTGCCGGTCGGCGCGCATAACCTGGCGTTCATTCCCACTCCGACGATCGGCCCGCAGGATTGCGATATGACCATCTCGCTCAAGAATGAAAAGTCGCCGGTGTGGGACTATCGGCGTATTCTCCGCCAGGGCTTGCGCGAGCGATATCCCGGCACCGAATTCACGTTCCAGCCGGCGGACCTGACCGCGAAGATTCTCAACTTCGGCTCGCCCTCACCTATTGATGTGCAAATCAACGGCCCCGACCGGTATGCCAACTACGACTTCGCGCGCAATCTCGCCGGCCGGTTGCGCCAGATCCCCGGGACTACCGATGTTGTGATTCAGCAGACCATGCGCACGCCGACACTCCTGGCCGAAACCAACCGCATGTTCGGGCTTGGCATGAACCTGACTCAGAAGGACATTGCCGGCAACCTGCTGTTGACGACGGCCGGCAGCCAACAGGTCGATCAACAGTACTGGCTTGACCGAAAGACCGGCATGTCCTACCGAATCAATGTGTATACGCCTCAGCAGCAGCTCACCAGCCTCAAGGATCTGATGACGGTTCCCGTCGATCGGGACGATCGGTCCGCGTCGGACAAGGATCTGAAATTGCTTGGCAATGTGACTACGCTGTCGGCGGTCGGCACGCCCGGTGTGATTACGCACAAAGATATCATGCCGCTGATCGACATCTATGTCTCCACCGACGAGCGTGACCTGGGCAGTGTGCTGGCGGATGTCGAAGCGGTCGCCCGTAGCATGGAACCCGAGCTGCCCAGAAGCGCGGCGATTGAAATCCATGGCCAGGCCGAATTGATGCGCGAGGCCTACGCTGAACTGGCCATCGGTCTCGCCGTGGCCATCGTGCTGGTCTACCTTCTGATCGTCGTCAACTTTCAGTCGTGGCTCGACCCCTTCATCATCGTTGCGGCCCTACCCGGTGCCTTGGCGGGCATTGCCTGGAGTTTGTTCCTGACCCACACCAATCTCTCCACCCCGGCATTGACCGGCGCGATTATGACCATGGGCACGGCCACGGCCAATTCCATCCTCGTCGTTTCCTATGCCCGCGAACGGCTCGCCGAGCATGGCGACGCATTGCGGGCTGCGATCGAAGCCGGAAAGGCCCGCATCCGTCCCGTCCTTATGACCGCGGCCGCCATGATCATCGGGATGTTGCCGATGTCGATGGGAAGCTCGCAGAATGCGCCGCTCGGTCGCGCCGTTATGGGCGGCTTGATCGTGGCCACCGTATTCACGCTGGTGTTCGTTCCCTGCCTGTATGCCATTGTGTATAACCGGCGTTCCGTCCGGCGGCAGGAGCTTGTCTAA
- the modA gene encoding molybdate ABC transporter substrate-binding protein gives MASAHGTAKKRHTIMKFGNVGLIMAIAIGLAGAFGTNGFAQTESLTVGAPPSLRAVFTEILPMFEREYGASVNVVYAPSKTLSHQIEQGAPIDVFLAAGTDEVAQLYKKGLTLNGRPRTYAQTSLVLVMSTETLATLVSFHDALPNRTTRIALGDPRTSALGDVTARVLARVNPNYMDKSRSNIIYASHSEDIINLIHAGKADVGLVYRVDAINGGQVRISDETPAESYVPVQFGQAVVSTCQEGARGIAKDFSDFLMTPRVQKLLIKYGFDSLPTVG, from the coding sequence GTGGCATCTGCCCATGGCACCGCTAAAAAGCGTCACACCATCATGAAGTTCGGGAATGTGGGTCTGATCATGGCGATCGCGATCGGACTAGCCGGTGCCTTTGGAACCAATGGATTCGCGCAGACTGAATCGCTGACGGTCGGAGCTCCCCCGAGCCTCAGAGCGGTCTTCACCGAAATCCTGCCGATGTTCGAACGAGAGTATGGCGCATCGGTCAATGTGGTCTATGCCCCTTCAAAAACCCTGAGCCATCAGATCGAGCAAGGGGCTCCGATTGACGTATTCCTTGCCGCGGGGACTGATGAAGTCGCGCAACTCTACAAGAAGGGACTGACGCTCAACGGCAGGCCCCGGACGTACGCACAGACCTCCCTCGTCCTCGTCATGTCAACGGAGACTCTGGCTACGCTGGTATCCTTTCACGATGCGCTCCCCAATCGCACCACACGCATTGCCCTCGGAGATCCCCGGACATCCGCCTTGGGAGATGTGACGGCCCGGGTGCTCGCCAGAGTCAATCCGAACTATATGGATAAGAGTCGCTCCAACATTATTTATGCATCCCATAGCGAAGACATCATCAATCTGATCCACGCAGGCAAGGCCGACGTAGGGCTCGTCTATCGTGTGGACGCCATCAACGGCGGGCAGGTGCGTATCAGCGATGAGACTCCCGCCGAATCTTATGTGCCGGTGCAGTTCGGCCAGGCCGTGGTATCGACCTGTCAGGAAGGCGCTCGGGGGATCGCCAAAGATTTCTCCGATTTCCTCATGACTCCCCGCGTACAGAAACTCCTGATCAAGTATGGATTTGATTCCCTGCCAACAGTCGGGTGA
- a CDS encoding CBS domain-containing protein, protein MPTNPTASKPGLPGVPAGGLQKIGQIRGTNSLVFRIGHNAMDAALELVSSHTPGAPVVNERTEFVGFVSEIDVLHALEAGKNLSTLNIEHIMAHDPIAVTTDTTIKEAVKLMEEKRLLNLPVTNQGKVAYSVTRHDLLRAVIGLGTTGED, encoded by the coding sequence ATGCCGACAAATCCAACCGCATCCAAACCAGGATTACCAGGGGTTCCCGCCGGAGGATTACAGAAGATAGGTCAAATTCGAGGAACCAACAGTCTCGTCTTTCGCATCGGCCACAATGCAATGGACGCCGCGTTGGAGCTCGTGTCCTCCCATACTCCCGGGGCTCCAGTCGTCAATGAACGCACTGAGTTCGTCGGGTTCGTCAGCGAAATTGATGTCCTTCACGCGTTGGAAGCCGGCAAGAATCTTTCCACGTTGAACATCGAACACATCATGGCCCATGACCCAATTGCCGTCACCACCGACACAACCATCAAGGAAGCCGTGAAATTGATGGAAGAGAAGCGCCTGCTGAATCTTCCTGTGACGAACCAGGGGAAAGTCGCTTACTCGGTGACGCGACACGACCTCTTACGCGCAGTGATCGGCCTTGGCACGACTGGAGAAGACTGA
- a CDS encoding response regulator codes for MKRLRILLCDDAAPALSELQSILELEYTVIGTAEDGQALIAAAQALRPDLVLTAIELPRMDGIEAVQELRKTLPNCRVIFHTCRTEPEVMAAAFSAGATGYLIKGSSASLLAGLRTVVQHARDRHEELVIGRNAHPML; via the coding sequence ATGAAACGCCTTCGCATACTGCTGTGCGATGATGCCGCGCCGGCGCTGTCAGAGCTCCAATCGATTCTTGAACTCGAATACACCGTCATCGGAACCGCAGAAGATGGACAGGCCCTCATCGCGGCCGCCCAAGCCCTTCGACCTGACCTTGTACTGACCGCCATCGAGCTGCCACGGATGGATGGGATCGAAGCCGTGCAGGAACTCCGCAAAACACTGCCGAACTGCCGCGTAATCTTTCACACCTGCCGCACGGAGCCGGAAGTGATGGCGGCCGCATTTTCAGCGGGCGCAACCGGATACCTGATCAAGGGATCATCGGCATCGTTGCTCGCCGGCCTTCGCACCGTTGTGCAACACGCGCGGGATCGCCACGAGGAACTTGTCATCGGACGAAACGCCCACCCCATGCTGTAG
- the amrB gene encoding AmmeMemoRadiSam system protein B: MTTTAAKDPKHYPALRNLQFSPIKEGEEQYIVLWDPTGLSKERLVLPLNYFFIVQHFDGEHSLQQVGALYLKRFGEFLMPDKVEQLVTDLDQKLFLEGERAEEARREQRAQYRESPLRTAAFAGRAYEADGAKLKKQIDGFFTSKEGPDFKPSENAGKPIKGVVAPTYDLKQAGPIYAWAYKELQEATQPDVYVLIGTAYAGLDNLFAVTDKDFETPLGVVKADQPLLAKIRERFPVAFEEDLCHQAEHAIEFQLPFLQQIVGAKKPFTIVPILCSFSALSMAEAPVQQSVEVFLAGLRDILKSSGRSYCVVAAAELAHLGMRYGDKEPPTDFSFHRSMQHDLEMLKPVEERKPEEFTKYIITENDKRRISGFAPIYSLLRLIEAESGQVLRYDRGITDQYNSTVTYASMAFF; the protein is encoded by the coding sequence ATGACCACCACGGCTGCCAAAGACCCCAAGCACTATCCCGCATTGCGGAATCTCCAGTTCTCCCCCATTAAAGAAGGGGAGGAGCAGTACATCGTGCTGTGGGATCCGACCGGCCTGAGCAAGGAACGGCTGGTGCTTCCGCTCAACTACTTTTTCATCGTTCAGCATTTCGACGGCGAGCATTCGCTCCAACAAGTGGGCGCCCTCTATCTGAAGCGGTTCGGTGAATTTCTGATGCCCGATAAGGTTGAGCAGTTGGTGACCGATCTCGACCAGAAATTGTTTTTGGAAGGGGAACGGGCGGAAGAGGCCCGCAGAGAGCAGCGCGCCCAGTATCGCGAGAGCCCGTTGCGCACGGCGGCCTTTGCCGGACGCGCCTATGAGGCGGATGGGGCAAAGTTGAAAAAGCAGATCGATGGGTTTTTCACGTCGAAAGAAGGCCCGGACTTCAAACCCTCAGAGAACGCCGGCAAACCGATCAAAGGTGTGGTCGCGCCGACCTACGATCTGAAACAGGCCGGGCCGATCTACGCCTGGGCGTACAAAGAGCTGCAGGAAGCCACGCAGCCGGATGTGTATGTCCTCATCGGGACAGCCTACGCCGGGCTCGACAATCTCTTTGCCGTCACGGACAAGGATTTTGAAACGCCGTTGGGTGTCGTGAAGGCCGATCAGCCCTTGCTGGCGAAGATCAGAGAGCGGTTCCCGGTGGCGTTCGAAGAAGATCTCTGCCACCAAGCCGAACATGCAATTGAATTCCAACTGCCGTTTCTTCAACAGATCGTCGGGGCGAAGAAGCCCTTTACCATTGTGCCGATTCTCTGTTCCTTTTCCGCGCTGAGCATGGCGGAAGCTCCGGTGCAACAATCGGTCGAGGTGTTTTTGGCCGGGCTGCGCGATATTCTCAAATCATCAGGCCGCAGTTACTGTGTTGTCGCAGCGGCGGAGCTGGCGCATCTCGGAATGCGCTATGGGGATAAAGAGCCGCCGACCGACTTTTCATTCCATCGATCGATGCAGCACGACTTGGAAATGTTGAAGCCGGTGGAAGAGCGGAAGCCCGAAGAATTTACCAAATACATCATCACCGAGAACGACAAGCGCCGCATTTCAGGTTTCGCGCCGATCTATTCTCTCTTGCGTCTCATTGAAGCCGAATCCGGCCAAGTCCTCCGCTACGATCGCGGGATCACCGATCAGTACAACTCGACGGTCACGTACGCCAGCATGGCGTTCTTCTAG